The Oleispira antarctica RB-8 genome contains the following window.
ACATTTTTTACGTGTAATAATGAGTGCCATCAAAGAGTTATTGGAATCAATAAGATTAATTTTGCCATTGGACACACAGCCGCTGTCTGTCGTGTCTTGAATAATATAATTTCCTTGCCCATCAATCCGAAGCTGATAATCAGCTGTCGTCCACAGCCCTACCAAGCTCGATAAAGAAGAATTTTTGCTATAACTCGCGTCATTAATGACATTCAATTCCCCAAGCAAACCATTATTGGTATCAAATGACGCCGCTATCTCTAGCTGACCATAATTAAATAATCGCCCATCATCTATCGTATAAGTGACTGCTATTCCATCAGCAACATATTCATTATTGACTGAGTCTTCATGACTTAAAGGGTAAGCAAGTAAGTCAAAATTAAATGTTGCTGATGAAGAGGCTACGGTGCCAAAAAAAGCTTCATCTTCATCAAGACCATAAACATCGCCGTTAAATATTAACAACTTCAGTTTATCTCCTTGATTAAAACCTCCATTCCAAAAACCATTTAACGCTAAAGAGGCATTATCAACTTCTATCCCGCTGCTATTAATTGGGTTTTTATCTTCTTTTTCTTCAGGCAAGCAGGCAGATAGCAGTACTAGAGAGGCTGCTACACAGAGGTATTGAGATGGTTTCTTGATGGTTGAAATAAATATAGATACAACAGATTGCACGGCCAACCTCACAAATTACATTACTTTAATATAACTATAGATGTCGGCTGACATTTTGCTGACTTTAGCTATTCAATAAGCCTAATAGAGTTATTCACTCATAAATAACTCTATTTACCAATGCAAAAACTACCAAATATATTCCCAAGTAAATCATCGGCGGTGAACTCGCCAGTGATTTCACCTAACGCTTGCTGCGCTACTCTCAGGTCTTCGGCTAACAACTCACCCGCCATAGCTCCTAATAACTGATCTTCGCCGGCTTGGATGGCATCTTGGGCTTTCTCTAGTGCTTCAATATGACGACGGCGCGCTAAGAAGCCGCCTTCATTGGTAGAATTGAAGCCCATTACTTGTTTCAGGTGTTCGCGCAGCTCGTTAATGCCAAGGTTTTGTTTTGCTGAGATTGATAACGTCGGAAAATCGGCTTCTTCATGCAATCCCAATTTAGCTGATACATGATCGTCGGCTAATAAATCGGCTTTATTACGAATAACAGTAATGCGACCACTGGCGATCAGGTTTTCTGTTTCTTCTTTCAGGTCTTGCTCGTCATACAGTGCATGCAATAGCGCTTTTGGATCGGTTTTTTGACCATTGGTTTCTAGCGAGCTATCGATCATTAATAGAATACGGTCGGCTTGTGCTATTTCAGCCCAAGCGCGCTGAATACCAATGCGCTCAACTTCATCAAGCGCATCGCGTAAACCCGCGGTATCAATGATGTGCAACGGCATACCATCAATGTGGATATGTTCCTTTAACACATCGCGCGTCGTGCCCGCAATATCGGTCACAATCGCTTTATCTTGGCCTGCTAATGCATTCAGAAGTGAGGACTTACCCGCATTAGGACGCCCTGCAATCACAACGTTCATGCCTTCTCGCAAAATCGCACCTTGATTGGCTTCTTTCAAGACACCCGCAACAGCGGCTTTAACATCTTGCAGCATAGCCGCGACCTTGCCGTCGCTTAAAAAGTCGATTTCTTCTTCAGGAAAATCAATCGATGCTTCAACAAACGTTCGTAGGTGGATCAGCTGATCAACCAGACTATGAATTTTATCGGAAAAAACGCCCTGTAACGATCGCAATGCGCAACGTGCAGCTTGCGCCGATGACGAATCAA
Protein-coding sequences here:
- the trmE gene encoding tRNA modification GTPase codes for the protein MPASESVHQDTIAAVATAPGRGGVGIVRVSGNKAQEIAHAVLGLLPKPRYAHYGAFKDGDGNVLDEGLGLFFPNPHSFTGEDVLELQGHGGPVVLDFILQRCVELGARIARPGEFSERAFLNDKLDLAQAEAIADLIDSSSAQAARCALRSLQGVFSDKIHSLVDQLIHLRTFVEASIDFPEEEIDFLSDGKVAAMLQDVKAAVAGVLKEANQGAILREGMNVVIAGRPNAGKSSLLNALAGQDKAIVTDIAGTTRDVLKEHIHIDGMPLHIIDTAGLRDALDEVERIGIQRAWAEIAQADRILLMIDSSLETNGQKTDPKALLHALYDEQDLKEETENLIASGRITVIRNKADLLADDHVSAKLGLHEEADFPTLSISAKQNLGINELREHLKQVMGFNSTNEGGFLARRRHIEALEKAQDAIQAGEDQLLGAMAGELLAEDLRVAQQALGEITGEFTADDLLGNIFGSFCIGK